The Elusimicrobiota bacterium genome window below encodes:
- a CDS encoding ATP-binding protein: MKLQTKILGGLLVLQLLSFLPIVYFSQKAVHAVLIDELTQLSLSKSSDFGVQASAGVAAADEKRLLPILQDAAKELKASYVLALDPSGRVLAHTNVVEAGRIYDDPQTRAALSADKPLSHWARYGEETVLDLAIPVWVRDDDFLLAHEEGGGRRLGALRVGLPLRGVVETDRRILGRIALIMLLAGACMLVAVRLLLRRTLSPIRELAESVSQVGHGRYGLTVPIHSRDEVGELARTFNRMSVDLDRTLRSIVDIVLVADAQGSIRVVNQVGTKLLGYAEEELLGRPIHALFEELLPQSPVGKSADILASIVAGRMPAEGMARDIETLMIDKIGKRIPVLLAASAMTDGSGGAAGVILIAKDLSERRKMEMMLRHSEKIAAVGRLAGGVAHDFNNILTAVTGYANFLLESLPKGSENHDDVLEIKKAAARASTLTRQMLAFSRKQVLQAVVLDLNALLTNTAKMLRTLVGEDIALTMSLDPELGRVKADAGQVEQVVINLVINARDAMPHGGKIAIETRNMEFAQAQAHTHGEIAPGRYAMIAITDTGEGMSKETQTHLFEPFFTTKERGKGTGLGLATSHGIVLQSGGSVAVYSELNRGTTFKVYLPLTPEVLREGSPFPAPAEVRRGDETILLVEDDQAAQAVARRTLEGNGYRVLAADDGAAALLLYQEHRGSIHLLLTDVVMPGMTGLELARRVLAEHPGLPVLYMSGYTEHAAIQEELLASRAFIQKPFSPDSLAAKVHEVLAAHHASTGGARSEPEGPPC; the protein is encoded by the coding sequence ATGAAGCTCCAGACCAAGATCCTGGGAGGCCTGCTGGTGCTGCAGCTGCTGTCCTTCCTTCCGATCGTCTATTTCTCGCAGAAAGCGGTCCATGCCGTCCTCATCGACGAACTGACGCAGCTCTCCTTGTCGAAATCCTCCGATTTCGGGGTGCAGGCGTCGGCCGGCGTCGCGGCCGCCGACGAGAAGCGCCTCCTCCCCATCCTGCAGGACGCCGCCAAGGAGTTGAAGGCCTCCTACGTGCTGGCGCTGGACCCCTCCGGCCGGGTCCTCGCACATACGAACGTCGTCGAGGCGGGGCGGATCTATGACGACCCGCAGACGCGTGCGGCGCTGAGCGCCGACAAGCCGTTGTCCCACTGGGCCCGCTACGGCGAGGAGACCGTGCTCGATCTCGCGATCCCCGTCTGGGTCCGGGACGACGATTTCCTGCTGGCGCACGAGGAGGGGGGAGGAAGACGTCTGGGAGCCCTTCGCGTCGGCTTGCCGCTGCGCGGCGTCGTCGAGACCGACCGACGCATCCTCGGGAGGATCGCGCTCATCATGCTCCTCGCCGGCGCCTGCATGCTCGTCGCCGTCCGGCTCCTCCTGAGGCGCACGCTCTCCCCGATCCGGGAGCTCGCCGAGTCGGTCTCCCAGGTCGGGCACGGCCGATACGGTCTCACGGTCCCCATCCATTCGCGCGACGAGGTCGGAGAGCTGGCGCGTACGTTCAATCGCATGAGCGTGGACCTGGACCGCACGCTGCGCAGCATCGTCGACATCGTGCTCGTCGCGGACGCGCAGGGATCGATCCGGGTCGTCAATCAGGTCGGCACGAAGCTCCTGGGCTACGCGGAGGAGGAACTCCTGGGACGTCCCATACATGCCCTGTTCGAGGAGCTGCTTCCTCAGAGTCCCGTCGGGAAGTCGGCGGACATCCTTGCGAGCATCGTCGCGGGGAGGATGCCCGCGGAGGGGATGGCCCGCGACATCGAGACGCTGATGATCGACAAGATCGGCAAGCGCATCCCCGTCCTCCTCGCCGCTTCCGCCATGACGGACGGCTCCGGGGGGGCGGCGGGGGTCATCCTCATCGCCAAGGACCTTTCCGAGCGCAGGAAGATGGAGATGATGCTCCGCCATTCGGAAAAGATCGCGGCCGTCGGGCGTCTGGCCGGCGGCGTGGCTCACGACTTCAACAACATCCTCACCGCGGTCACGGGCTATGCCAATTTCCTCCTCGAGAGCCTTCCGAAGGGGAGCGAGAATCACGATGACGTGCTGGAGATCAAGAAGGCCGCGGCGAGGGCCTCCACGCTGACGCGCCAGATGCTCGCGTTCAGCCGCAAGCAGGTGCTGCAGGCGGTCGTCCTGGACCTCAACGCCCTGCTTACGAACACGGCGAAGATGCTGAGGACGCTCGTCGGAGAGGATATCGCCCTGACCATGTCCTTGGATCCGGAGCTCGGGAGGGTCAAGGCCGACGCCGGGCAGGTCGAGCAGGTCGTCATCAACCTCGTCATCAACGCGCGCGATGCGATGCCGCACGGCGGGAAGATCGCGATCGAGACGAGGAACATGGAGTTCGCGCAGGCCCAGGCGCATACGCATGGAGAGATCGCTCCGGGCCGTTACGCGATGATCGCCATCACCGATACCGGGGAGGGCATGTCCAAGGAGACCCAGACGCATCTTTTCGAGCCGTTCTTCACCACCAAAGAGCGCGGGAAGGGGACCGGTCTGGGGCTGGCCACCTCTCACGGCATCGTCCTGCAGAGCGGCGGGAGCGTCGCCGTTTACAGCGAGCTCAACCGGGGGACGACCTTCAAAGTCTATCTCCCTCTGACTCCGGAGGTTCTGCGGGAGGGCTCGCCGTTCCCGGCGCCCGCCGAAGTGCGGCGCGGGGACGAGACCATCCTCCTGGTGGAGGATGACCAGGCGGCGCAGGCGGTCGCACGCAGAACGCTCGAAGGGAACGGCTATCGGGTCCTCGCGGCCGACGATGGGGCGGCTGCGCTGCTGCTTTATCAGGAGCATCGCGGGAGCATCCACCTCCTTTTGACGGATGTCGTGATGCCTGGGATGACCGGATTGGAGCTGGCCAGGAGGGTGCTCGCGGAACATCCCGGCCTCCCGGTCCTCTACATGTCCGGCTATACCGAGCACGCCGCCATCCAGGAAGAGCTGCTGGCGAGCCGCGCGTTCATCCAGAAGCCTTTTTCTCCCGATAGTCTCGCCGCGAAAGTCCACGAAGTCCTGGCGGCGCACCATGCTTCGACGGGCGGTGCGAGATCGGAACCCGAGGGGCCCCCATGCTGA
- a CDS encoding ABC transporter substrate binding protein has translation MAIAVALILVSSGWAKDEVVAVLGSDAMPYREALAGFEQEYGGPVPTVFLSQGEPHLPPEVRIVAAFGAKAVVHEYGRREWLVCSMSPGTVREGPRIVRVGLEPSPAELISRLIRMQPGLKRLGVVWTSDPYEGYLESLSEAAESLGVSIEGRRARSPSDIPLLLRDLHRKVDALWLPPDPLLLSQGSMVTFRDFSLSNQVPLYVPTEGLVKDGVFASAGVGFREVGRSTGRVVRDLLAGSPPKGDLYPKVVTVAVSKTAAESFKQRISGTALQQADKVLP, from the coding sequence ATGGCCATCGCCGTCGCGCTCATCCTGGTCTCTTCGGGATGGGCCAAGGACGAGGTGGTCGCCGTCCTCGGCTCCGACGCGATGCCTTATCGGGAGGCCCTCGCCGGCTTCGAGCAGGAGTACGGCGGACCGGTCCCGACGGTCTTCCTTTCCCAGGGAGAGCCCCATCTTCCTCCCGAGGTCCGTATCGTGGCCGCTTTCGGGGCCAAAGCCGTCGTTCATGAGTACGGCCGACGGGAATGGCTCGTCTGTTCCATGTCTCCGGGGACGGTCCGCGAAGGACCGCGCATCGTCAGGGTCGGTCTGGAGCCGAGTCCCGCCGAACTGATCTCGCGTCTGATCCGGATGCAGCCCGGCCTCAAGAGACTCGGGGTCGTCTGGACTTCCGATCCGTATGAGGGCTACCTCGAAAGTCTGAGCGAAGCGGCGGAGTCGCTGGGTGTCTCCATCGAGGGACGCCGCGCCAGGAGTCCGTCGGATATCCCCTTGCTGCTTCGCGATCTGCATCGCAAGGTCGACGCGTTATGGCTGCCTCCGGACCCTCTCCTCCTCTCTCAGGGGAGCATGGTCACCTTCAGAGACTTCTCCCTCTCCAACCAGGTGCCTCTCTATGTCCCGACCGAAGGGCTGGTCAAAGACGGCGTGTTCGCCTCGGCGGGGGTCGGTTTCCGCGAGGTGGGGCGAAGCACGGGGCGCGTGGTCCGAGACCTCCTCGCCGGCTCCCCGCCGAAGGGAGACCTCTATCCGAAGGTCGTCACGGTCGCCGTCAGCAAGACGGCGGCGGAGAGCTTCAAGCAGCGGATCTCGGGGACGGCGCTCCAACAGGCCGACAAGGTCCTCCCATGA
- the cysS gene encoding cysteine--tRNA ligase — protein MSAPLLLYNTLTRAKETFSPAGPDGVVGLYTCGPTVYNYLHVGNYRTYVFEDALRRTLEFLGLRVRHVMNITDVGHLTSDADAGEDKLELGAAREGKTAWDIAALYTQSFVDDSKKLNLLPPHVLCRATEHIPEQIALVRRLEERGLTYKTSDGIYFDTARFPAYGSLAGGRARLEGLQEGARVVANAEKRNPTDFALWKFSGEGAKRQMEWDAPWGRGFPGWHIECSAMAMKYLGETFDIHCGGIDHVPIHHTNEIAQAEAATGKPFVRLWMHGEFLVVNKLKMAKSAGGFIRLADLEGKGFDPLDYRYFCFGAHYRRQLEFSWEALEAAKTARRRLAERAKDLSAVPVPSAGLSAELELFRGRVADDLDMPGALAVLWDALRELPPGEQHALLVEADKVLGLRLFEASSDALAADLQALFDRYVDSRRRKDFPASDALRKELAGRGIKVKDTREGSSWSRI, from the coding sequence ATGAGCGCTCCCCTCCTCCTCTACAACACCCTCACGCGCGCGAAGGAGACCTTCTCCCCCGCGGGGCCCGACGGGGTCGTCGGGCTCTACACCTGCGGCCCGACCGTCTACAACTACCTGCACGTCGGCAACTACCGCACCTACGTCTTCGAAGACGCCCTGCGCCGGACCCTCGAGTTCCTCGGCCTGCGCGTGCGCCACGTCATGAACATCACCGACGTGGGGCACCTCACCAGCGACGCCGACGCCGGCGAGGACAAGCTCGAGCTGGGCGCCGCCCGCGAGGGGAAGACCGCCTGGGACATCGCCGCGCTCTACACGCAGAGCTTCGTCGACGACTCGAAGAAGCTCAACCTCCTGCCCCCGCACGTGCTCTGCCGCGCGACCGAGCACATCCCCGAGCAGATCGCCCTCGTGCGGCGGCTCGAGGAGCGCGGGCTCACCTACAAGACCTCCGACGGCATCTACTTCGACACCGCGCGCTTCCCCGCCTACGGCTCGCTCGCGGGCGGCCGCGCCCGCCTCGAGGGCCTGCAGGAAGGGGCCCGCGTCGTCGCCAACGCCGAGAAGCGCAACCCGACCGACTTCGCTCTCTGGAAGTTCTCCGGCGAGGGGGCGAAGCGCCAGATGGAGTGGGACGCCCCGTGGGGACGCGGCTTCCCGGGCTGGCACATCGAATGCTCGGCGATGGCGATGAAGTACCTCGGCGAGACCTTCGACATCCACTGCGGCGGCATCGACCACGTGCCGATCCACCACACCAACGAGATCGCCCAGGCCGAGGCGGCGACCGGCAAGCCCTTCGTGCGGCTCTGGATGCACGGCGAGTTCCTCGTCGTCAACAAGCTGAAGATGGCCAAGTCGGCCGGCGGCTTCATCCGCCTCGCGGACCTCGAGGGCAAGGGCTTCGACCCCCTCGACTACCGCTACTTCTGCTTCGGCGCGCACTACCGCCGCCAGCTCGAGTTCTCCTGGGAGGCGCTCGAGGCGGCGAAGACCGCGCGGCGCCGCCTGGCCGAGCGCGCGAAGGACCTCTCCGCGGTCCCGGTCCCTTCGGCGGGCCTGAGCGCCGAACTCGAACTCTTCCGCGGGCGCGTCGCCGACGACCTCGACATGCCCGGGGCTTTGGCCGTGCTCTGGGACGCGCTCCGCGAACTTCCTCCCGGCGAGCAGCATGCGCTGCTCGTCGAAGCCGACAAGGTGCTGGGCCTGCGTCTCTTCGAGGCCTCCTCCGACGCGCTGGCGGCCGACCTTCAGGCCCTCTTCGACCGCTACGTGGACTCGCGGCGCCGCAAGGATTTCCCCGCTTCGGACGCGCTCCGCAAGGAGCTGGCCGGACGCGGGATCAAGGTCAAGGACA
- a CDS encoding response regulator, producing the protein MENGLGEERTVLVVDDEKMVRTIVSRTLNGCGFRVLEAGDGKEALTIIFERMPALIILDLCMPTLDGGSVCRVLRSDERTLSVPILVLTGLIETHTEVEILELGADDYMTKPFDPAELRSRLKALQRRSGAAAPSAEKPS; encoded by the coding sequence ATGGAGAACGGGCTCGGCGAAGAACGCACAGTACTGGTCGTAGACGACGAGAAGATGGTCAGAACGATCGTCTCCCGCACGCTCAACGGCTGCGGCTTCCGGGTCCTCGAGGCGGGCGACGGCAAGGAGGCTCTCACCATCATCTTCGAACGGATGCCCGCCCTCATCATCCTCGACCTCTGCATGCCCACTCTCGACGGCGGCTCCGTCTGCCGGGTCCTGCGCAGCGACGAGCGTACGCTCTCCGTCCCCATCCTCGTGCTCACGGGACTCATCGAGACCCACACCGAGGTCGAGATCCTGGAGTTGGGCGCCGACGACTACATGACGAAGCCCTTCGACCCCGCCGAGCTCCGCTCGCGCCTCAAGGCCCTCCAGCGCCGCAGCGGAGCGGCCGCCCCGTCCGCCGAAAAGCCCTCCTAA
- a CDS encoding TonB-dependent receptor, which produces MLNKREAAFVIGILLSGPAVLSARAGVSDEDIRFFEDEARVITASRLPQTSARLPATVYVLTAEEIRASGAQTLWDAFRSLPGVDVVQTQTSQGEVGVRGMAKPLNNRTLILLDGRTVLNGFFDFVTWEALPVTLEEIERIEVVAGPASALYGANAVSGVINIVTKSPERLGGGQASYSFGERRAHLGSLVYGGRQGDFSYKGAGSWRSTHRFEDASRRASEVGKAHVAASWRFSEEQELGFSGGGANLDVLTNTGGGGTGSEDGQVHFARVDYRLRGTRVRGFWNRGRTVLHTQDESNLDYDTVDFDIHQTFELPWSNSLVVGGGYRNNAMSSRTFLPVRTTQDLWNLYFEDRWEPWSRWTFLASGRIDRHPYSGRVFSPRGSAVFEPRSGHILRFSAATSFRNPTLAENYLNSVRTSPAVAPGLVDNGFTDLEATTIGARDLKPEKATQFELSYQARVESFQVSLTGFHYRIQDFITTTVPLEDPAGWPLMRVRSSYTNRGQGSGWGGELGVEYRPKPEYSAFANYSYQCLVGDLESTIGECGGPRSKANAGLRARKDGWSGSLWANWVGATYWHDYDSSLAADQIRRAKVADYLVMNLHLEHAFKGRLKGLSAGVSAFNFLDRKHYELTRYESPVVTGQNGVLVRSRWIGTLAYRF; this is translated from the coding sequence ATGCTGAACAAGCGCGAGGCGGCGTTCGTAATCGGAATACTCCTGAGCGGTCCGGCGGTCCTCTCCGCGCGAGCCGGGGTGAGCGATGAGGATATCCGCTTTTTCGAGGACGAGGCGCGCGTCATCACCGCTTCCCGCCTGCCGCAGACCTCCGCGCGGCTCCCCGCGACCGTCTATGTCCTCACGGCCGAAGAAATCCGGGCCTCGGGTGCGCAAACGCTCTGGGACGCCTTTCGGTCTCTTCCCGGCGTGGACGTGGTTCAGACCCAGACTTCGCAGGGGGAGGTCGGCGTCCGGGGCATGGCCAAGCCGCTCAACAACCGGACCCTCATCCTCCTCGACGGGCGCACGGTGCTCAACGGCTTCTTCGACTTCGTCACGTGGGAGGCCCTTCCGGTCACGCTGGAGGAGATCGAGCGCATCGAGGTCGTCGCGGGTCCCGCGTCGGCTCTGTACGGGGCCAACGCCGTCAGCGGGGTGATCAACATCGTCACGAAGTCTCCGGAGCGGCTCGGCGGCGGGCAGGCGAGCTATTCCTTCGGCGAACGGAGGGCCCATCTCGGAAGCTTGGTCTACGGCGGGCGGCAGGGGGACTTCTCCTACAAGGGCGCGGGGTCCTGGCGCTCCACGCACCGCTTCGAGGATGCGTCCCGTCGGGCCTCCGAGGTGGGGAAAGCGCATGTCGCCGCCTCCTGGCGATTCTCGGAGGAGCAGGAACTGGGCTTCTCCGGCGGCGGGGCGAACCTCGACGTGCTCACAAACACCGGCGGCGGAGGAACGGGCTCGGAGGACGGGCAGGTCCATTTCGCGCGCGTGGACTATCGCTTGCGCGGCACGAGGGTCCGGGGCTTCTGGAACCGCGGCCGCACGGTCCTGCATACCCAGGATGAGTCGAATCTGGATTACGACACCGTGGACTTCGACATCCATCAGACTTTCGAGCTCCCCTGGAGCAACTCCCTGGTGGTCGGCGGCGGGTATCGGAACAACGCGATGAGTTCGAGGACCTTTCTTCCCGTTCGCACGACCCAGGACCTCTGGAACCTCTACTTCGAGGACCGCTGGGAGCCCTGGTCGCGCTGGACCTTCCTGGCGAGCGGGAGGATCGACCGGCACCCGTATTCGGGGAGAGTATTCTCTCCTCGGGGGAGCGCCGTCTTCGAGCCGCGCAGCGGACATATCCTGCGCTTCTCCGCGGCGACCTCTTTCCGCAATCCCACCTTGGCGGAGAACTACCTGAATTCCGTCCGGACGTCCCCTGCCGTCGCGCCGGGCTTGGTCGATAACGGCTTCACGGACCTCGAGGCGACGACGATCGGCGCCCGGGACCTCAAGCCCGAGAAGGCCACTCAGTTCGAGCTCTCCTACCAGGCACGCGTCGAGTCCTTTCAGGTCTCGCTCACGGGCTTCCACTATCGCATCCAGGACTTCATCACGACCACGGTCCCGCTCGAGGATCCCGCGGGCTGGCCGTTGATGAGGGTCCGGTCCTCCTACACGAACCGCGGGCAAGGGAGCGGTTGGGGCGGGGAACTGGGCGTGGAGTATCGGCCGAAGCCGGAGTACTCCGCGTTCGCGAACTACTCCTACCAATGCCTGGTCGGAGACCTGGAGTCGACCATCGGCGAGTGCGGCGGCCCCCGCAGCAAGGCCAACGCGGGCCTGCGGGCCCGCAAGGACGGCTGGAGCGGCAGCCTGTGGGCGAACTGGGTGGGAGCGACGTACTGGCACGACTATGATTCCTCGCTCGCGGCCGATCAGATCCGCAGGGCGAAGGTCGCGGACTATCTGGTGATGAATCTTCATCTGGAGCACGCGTTCAAGGGGCGTTTGAAAGGGCTCTCGGCGGGCGTCAGCGCCTTCAACTTCCTCGACCGCAAGCACTACGAACTCACTCGCTATGAGAGTCCCGTGGTCACGGGGCAGAACGGCGTGCTCGTGCGCTCCCGATGGATCGGGACGCTCGCCTACAGGTTTTAG
- a CDS encoding periplasmic heavy metal sensor: MKRSIYVLLTVSLLLAGLSVVKAQEKRDPKAAAGEKSMGSRGDKLGLSAEQKEKLEVAMKAERTAMKPLQREMRDAITKLSDLLEDNASDKDLQAGMDRVAAARKAIAAEHERFEASLSFLPVKARAGMLVHMSRGMGGMGGMGPGGMKGHPGMMGGGGGMPGRGMQNRPPQGPPEGAPEKEDAGD, translated from the coding sequence TCGGTCGTGAAGGCGCAGGAGAAGAGGGACCCCAAGGCGGCGGCCGGGGAGAAGTCGATGGGCTCGCGCGGCGACAAGCTGGGGCTCTCCGCGGAACAGAAGGAGAAGCTCGAGGTCGCGATGAAGGCGGAGCGCACGGCGATGAAGCCCCTTCAGCGGGAGATGCGGGACGCGATCACGAAGCTCAGCGACCTGCTCGAGGACAACGCCTCGGACAAGGATCTTCAGGCCGGGATGGACCGCGTCGCGGCCGCGCGCAAGGCCATCGCCGCGGAGCATGAGCGCTTCGAGGCCTCGCTCTCCTTTCTGCCGGTCAAGGCGCGGGCGGGGATGCTCGTCCACATGAGCCGGGGCATGGGCGGGATGGGCGGCATGGGGCCCGGCGGGATGAAAGGGCACCCCGGCATGATGGGCGGCGGCGGCGGCATGCCCGGCCGCGGCATGCAGAACCGCCCGCCTCAGGGTCCTCCGGAAGGCGCGCCGGAGAAGGAAGACGCCGGCGACTGA
- a CDS encoding TonB-dependent receptor — MSSRSFSAENADLDFFEEEARVLSASKYPQRVSDAPAATQIVTAEDIANYGYRTLADALQSIPGIYGTCDRNYTYLWVRGFGRPADYNNRILLLINGHRINENVYGSNYVGYESLVDISSVERIEVVKGPASALYGDNAFFAVVNVVTRGAGSSPPARARTEGGSYGTHREFAEASHRHENGWEWYAAGAYRRMQGRDLVYPEFSGTNGGKAENADREESKSFYASLSRPGWMLQGGLNVRDKTLPTAPFGTRFNDNGTFTTDTRSFFEISMLDLKVHENVRLTGRSYVDGYGYHADYVYDNSTPPPDLLINKDVVKSAWYGEEVRGRFTFFGDEHPLLLGEEFEKSLLGRQINYDQDPHQDYLDDNRAEYRWALFGQQELRLRSDLVLTLGLRYDRYEAFGHVFNPRTAVVYHPWRGSSLKLLYGTAFRGPTPFERFYTAGAMSVANPGLVPEKIRTYEVAFEQEYSSRRFLSVSLFRNKITDLISQITRPDGSIQYVNNEHVRTEGAEFYAKGDMTKNLSAHLGYTLQSTRIEGGDRLSNSPTHIANLGLSRLLTFRKSRISLEGFLVSARRTYQGSTLPATGLLSVAVRTAPGPEGLDVYASVQNVLDTEYRVSGAAEHTQSAIQQDGRNYLLGLEYRFGVARGGR, encoded by the coding sequence ATGTCCTCGCGCTCTTTCTCCGCAGAGAACGCGGATCTCGATTTCTTCGAGGAGGAGGCGCGCGTCCTGTCCGCCTCCAAGTATCCGCAGAGGGTCTCCGATGCTCCCGCAGCCACGCAGATCGTCACGGCGGAAGACATCGCGAACTACGGCTATCGCACCTTGGCCGATGCGCTCCAGAGCATACCGGGCATCTACGGGACCTGCGATCGGAATTACACCTACCTATGGGTGCGGGGTTTCGGCCGTCCGGCGGATTACAACAACCGTATACTTCTTCTCATCAACGGGCACCGCATCAACGAGAACGTCTACGGCTCGAATTACGTCGGATATGAATCCCTCGTGGACATCTCTTCCGTCGAGCGCATCGAAGTCGTCAAGGGTCCCGCGTCCGCCCTCTACGGAGACAACGCCTTCTTCGCCGTCGTGAACGTCGTGACGCGCGGGGCCGGGAGCTCTCCTCCGGCCCGGGCTCGCACCGAGGGGGGGAGCTACGGCACGCACCGGGAGTTCGCGGAGGCCTCCCACCGGCATGAGAACGGATGGGAGTGGTACGCCGCGGGAGCTTACCGCCGGATGCAGGGCCGCGACCTCGTTTATCCGGAGTTCTCGGGGACCAACGGAGGGAAGGCCGAGAACGCCGACCGCGAGGAGAGCAAGTCGTTCTACGCGAGCCTGTCTCGGCCGGGATGGATGCTCCAGGGCGGACTCAATGTTCGCGACAAGACGCTTCCGACCGCGCCTTTCGGGACGCGCTTCAACGACAACGGCACGTTCACCACGGATACTCGCAGCTTCTTCGAGATCTCCATGCTGGACCTCAAGGTGCATGAGAACGTGCGGCTCACGGGACGATCGTACGTCGACGGGTATGGGTATCATGCGGATTATGTCTATGACAACTCGACCCCGCCGCCGGATCTCCTGATCAACAAGGACGTCGTGAAGTCCGCCTGGTACGGAGAGGAGGTCCGCGGCCGCTTCACGTTCTTCGGCGACGAACATCCGCTCCTGTTGGGAGAGGAGTTCGAGAAGAGCCTTCTCGGACGGCAGATCAATTACGACCAGGACCCGCATCAGGACTACCTTGACGACAACCGCGCCGAATACCGGTGGGCGCTCTTCGGCCAGCAGGAACTCCGGTTGCGCAGCGATCTGGTCCTGACCCTCGGCCTCCGATATGACCGGTATGAGGCTTTCGGACATGTCTTCAACCCGCGTACCGCCGTCGTCTATCACCCCTGGAGGGGAAGCAGTCTCAAGCTCCTTTACGGCACGGCGTTCCGCGGACCGACGCCGTTCGAACGCTTCTACACCGCCGGCGCGATGAGCGTGGCGAACCCGGGGCTCGTTCCCGAAAAGATCAGGACGTATGAGGTCGCATTCGAGCAAGAGTACTCTTCCCGTCGATTCCTGAGCGTGAGCCTCTTCCGAAACAAGATCACCGACCTCATCAGCCAGATCACGCGGCCGGACGGGAGCATCCAATACGTCAACAATGAGCACGTGCGGACCGAGGGAGCGGAGTTCTATGCGAAAGGGGACATGACGAAGAACCTCAGCGCTCATCTCGGGTACACGCTGCAGTCGACCCGGATCGAGGGAGGAGACCGCCTGAGCAATTCTCCCACGCATATCGCGAACCTGGGCTTGAGCCGGCTTCTGACTTTCCGAAAGAGCAGGATATCTCTGGAGGGCTTCCTGGTGAGCGCCCGGCGGACGTATCAGGGTTCGACTCTGCCGGCCACGGGATTGTTGTCCGTGGCCGTCCGAACAGCGCCCGGACCGGAGGGGCTCGACGTGTACGCGTCGGTCCAGAACGTCCTGGACACGGAGTATCGCGTCTCCGGCGCGGCCGAGCATACTCAATCCGCCATCCAGCAGGACGGGCGCAACTATCTCCTCGGGCTGGAGTACCGTTTCGGGGTGGCTCGCGGTGGGCGCTGA